A genomic segment from Mastomys coucha isolate ucsf_1 unplaced genomic scaffold, UCSF_Mcou_1 pScaffold7, whole genome shotgun sequence encodes:
- the Sirt5 gene encoding NAD-dependent protein deacylase sirtuin-5, mitochondrial, whose protein sequence is MGPLLIALHRFISPTFPQSKIWLIMARPSSNMAGFRKCFASAKHIVIISGAGVSAESGVPTFRGAGGYWRKWQAQDLATPQAFARNPSQVWEFYHYRREVMQSKEPNPGHLAIAQCEARLRDQGRRVVVITQNIDELHRKAGTKNLLEIHGTLFKTRCTSCGAVAENYKSPICPALAGKGAPEPETQDARIPVDKLPRCEEAGCGGLLRPHVVWFGENLDPAILEEVDRELALCDLCLVVGTSSVVYPAAMFAPQVASRGVPVAEFNMETTPATNRFRFHFPGPCGITLPEALAPHETERIS, encoded by the exons ATGGGACCACTCCTGATTGCTCTGCACCGATTCATTTCTCCAACCTTCCCACAAAGCAAGATCTGGCTCATCATGGCTCGTCCAAGTTCAA ataTGGCAGGTTTCCGGAAGTGTTTTGCAAGTGCCAAGCACATAGTCATCATCTCCGGGGCTGGTGTTAGTGCGGAGAGTGGGGTTCCGACATTCAGAGGAGCTGGAGGTTATTGGAGAAAATGGCAAGCTCAG GACCTGGCGACCCCTCAGGCCTTTGCTCGAAACCCATCACAGGTGTGGGAGTTTTACCACTACCGGAGGGAGGTCATGCAGAGCAAGGAACCCAACCCCGGGCACCTGGCCATTGCCCAGTGTGAAGCTCGGCTGCGTGACCAGGGCAGACGGGTTGTGGTCATCACCCAGAACATCGATGAGTTGCATCGCAAGGCTGGCACCAAGAACCTACTGGAAATCCACG GAACGTTATTTAAAACTCGGTGTACCTCATGTGGCGCTGTTGCTGAGAACTATAAGAGTCCAATCTGCCCAGCTTTAGCAGGAAAAGG GGCCCCAGAGCCAGAAACTCAAGACGCCAGAATTCCAGTCGACAAACTTCCCCG GTGCGAGGAGGCAGGATGTGGAGGCTTGCTGCGCCCTCACGTGGTGTGGTTTGGAGAAAACCTGGATCCTGCCATTCTGGAGGAGGTGGACAGAGAGCTCGCCCTCTGTGACCTGTGTCTAGTG GTGGGAACATCCTCTGTGGTCTACCCGGCTGCCATGTTTGCCCCTCAGGTAGCTTCTAGGGGAGTCCCGGTGGCCGAGTTTAACATGGAAACCACCCCAGCCACCAACAGATTCAG GTTTCATTTTCCGGGACCCTGTGGGATAACTCTTCCTGAAGCCCTTGctcctcatgaaactgaaaggatTTCTTAA